A genomic window from Terriglobales bacterium includes:
- a CDS encoding GAF domain-containing protein — MATRSPSRKSKPGPRRDPAATYSVLLDVMRSLAAERQLDDLLLKITQKATEVLGADRSTIFLVDEDRGELWSKVAQGADMKEIRVPLTAGIAGHVGRTGETLNIPDAYQDPRFNIDVDKRTGYRTRTILAVPMRNRQGKILGVVQVLNKGAGVFTADDETLLEAFASQAAIAVQNALLNEEVQKRMKTSEILLNVMREVSAELEIDKLLQTIVEQTSAAMNAERCTLFLVDRVTGELWSKVAQGPEMKEIRVPKGAGIVGHVANTGSTVNIPDAYKDPRFNPEVDKRTGYRTRSILTMPVRDEKQEIIGVMQVLNKRTGPFSAEDEELMAALASQTAIALENSRMFEEVRYMKNYNESMLRTMATGVVTLDPEGGLAYCNLAGLDLFWRGGELEPGQPYTEFFGHDQNPEIVDAIGQVVQGGESYTAYDVKYLKNEEETMNVNLHVLPLKDSKDKSLGVVVVADDITQEQRLMSTLSRYVTRQIAEQLLKDRDRLKLGGNRSVVAVLFSDIRNFTTLSERLSAEEVVEMLNDYFTRMIDPIFRYEGTLDKFIGDAIMAVFGAPVHHDDDCLRAVRCAIEMRRALREYNRVRESRGLPTIETGIGITWGEAVSGNIGSEQRMDYTVIGDTVNVASRLEGLTKAYPCKILVNDLIYETVKREIECVDLGSAQVKGKEGSVRIYGVPDPED, encoded by the coding sequence ATGGCCACGCGTTCCCCCAGTCGCAAGTCCAAGCCAGGTCCACGCCGCGACCCGGCCGCGACCTATTCCGTCCTCTTGGACGTGATGCGCTCCTTGGCGGCTGAGCGCCAGCTCGACGACCTGTTGCTCAAGATCACGCAGAAGGCGACCGAGGTGCTCGGCGCCGATCGTTCCACCATCTTCCTGGTGGACGAGGATAGGGGCGAGCTTTGGTCCAAAGTGGCGCAGGGCGCGGATATGAAGGAGATCCGCGTCCCTCTCACCGCCGGCATCGCCGGCCACGTGGGCCGCACCGGCGAGACCCTCAACATTCCGGACGCCTACCAGGACCCGCGCTTCAACATCGACGTGGACAAGCGCACCGGGTACCGCACGCGCACCATTCTGGCCGTGCCCATGCGCAATCGCCAGGGGAAGATTCTGGGCGTGGTGCAGGTGCTGAACAAGGGCGCCGGCGTCTTCACCGCGGATGACGAGACCCTGCTCGAAGCCTTCGCCTCGCAGGCCGCCATCGCCGTGCAGAATGCGCTGCTCAACGAAGAAGTGCAGAAGCGCATGAAGACCTCGGAGATCCTGCTCAACGTCATGCGCGAAGTCTCCGCCGAACTGGAAATCGACAAACTGCTGCAGACCATCGTCGAGCAGACCTCGGCGGCCATGAACGCCGAGCGCTGCACGCTCTTCCTGGTGGACCGCGTCACCGGCGAGCTGTGGTCCAAGGTCGCGCAGGGTCCGGAGATGAAAGAGATCCGAGTGCCCAAAGGCGCCGGTATCGTCGGCCACGTCGCCAACACCGGAAGCACCGTCAACATCCCGGATGCCTACAAGGACCCGCGCTTCAACCCGGAGGTGGACAAGCGCACCGGCTACCGCACCCGCTCCATCCTCACCATGCCCGTCCGCGATGAAAAGCAGGAGATCATCGGCGTCATGCAGGTGCTCAACAAGCGCACCGGCCCTTTCAGCGCCGAAGACGAAGAGCTGATGGCCGCGCTGGCTTCCCAGACCGCCATCGCGCTCGAGAACTCGCGCATGTTCGAGGAAGTGCGCTACATGAAGAACTACAACGAGAGCATGTTGCGCACCATGGCCACCGGTGTGGTCACACTCGACCCCGAGGGCGGCCTGGCCTACTGCAACCTGGCCGGCCTGGACCTCTTCTGGCGCGGCGGCGAGCTCGAGCCCGGACAGCCCTACACCGAGTTCTTCGGCCACGACCAGAATCCGGAGATCGTGGACGCCATCGGCCAGGTCGTCCAGGGCGGCGAGAGCTACACCGCCTACGACGTCAAGTATTTGAAGAACGAAGAAGAGACCATGAACGTCAATCTTCACGTCCTGCCTCTCAAGGACAGCAAGGACAAATCTTTGGGTGTGGTGGTGGTCGCCGACGACATCACCCAGGAGCAGCGGCTGATGTCCACGCTCTCCCGCTACGTCACCCGCCAGATCGCCGAGCAGCTCCTCAAGGACCGCGACCGCCTGAAGCTGGGCGGCAATCGCTCGGTCGTGGCCGTGCTCTTCTCCGACATCCGCAACTTCACCACGCTTTCCGAGCGCCTGAGCGCGGAAGAAGTGGTGGAAATGCTCAATGATTACTTCACGCGCATGATCGATCCCATCTTCCGTTACGAGGGAACGCTGGATAAGTTCATCGGCGACGCCATCATGGCGGTGTTCGGAGCGCCCGTTCACCATGACGACGACTGCCTGCGGGCGGTGCGCTGCGCCATCGAAATGCGTCGCGCCCTGCGCGAATACAACCGCGTGCGCGAATCACGCGGCCTTCCCACGATCGAGACCGGCATCGGCATCACCTGGGGTGAGGCGGTCAGCGGGAACATCGGCTCGGAACAGCGCATGGACTACACCGTGATCGGCGACACCGTGAACGTGGCTTCTCGCCTGGAAGGGCTGACCAAAGCCTATCCCTGCAAGATCCTGGTCAACGACCTCATCTACGAAACGGTCAAGAGGGAGATCGAATGTGTCGACCTGGGCAGCGCCCAGGTCAAGGGCAAGGAAGGCAGCGTCCGTATCTACGGCGTCCCCGACCCCGAGGATTGA